From the genome of Bos indicus x Bos taurus breed Angus x Brahman F1 hybrid chromosome 19, Bos_hybrid_MaternalHap_v2.0, whole genome shotgun sequence:
AAACCCTGAGAGGCCTCGACCCCATTCCCAGCTCCTGCACCTCTACGCTGCAGGTACAGGGCGCCCCCCAGCCACTCACTACCTCGTTGGCGTCAATGCCGCTGTTGACCGCCCACGTGGTCTGGAAGTACTCGAGCATGCGCTGCTTGAGCGGCCGTGGTAGGCGGTGCACACGGATGAAGTCCTTGAGGTCCTTCATGCGGCTGTGGTAGAGCGAGCGGCGCGAGTACATGCGCTGGATGATGGCCGTCACGTTCCCGAATACCACGGCGTGCATCAGCGCTGTGGCGCGCAGCGGGCAGTCAGGGGTGGCCACCCCTCTGGCCtccgcccctccccccgccctccaCAGCGAGCCCGCTGCCCTGGACCAGTCTCTGGGctcctggggaggggcaggagagccaGAGGGCCCCTGAGTGCCTACCTGATGCCAGGTTCTGGGTTTGGGGCAGGGAATAGCAGGTGGTCCTGAGACGGGTCACACCTGATGCTTCTCTCATGCCCAACCCCATTAGGTCATGAACTTGGGCTTCCCATCCCTTTCGCAAGCAACCCTCCAGTTTGTGGCCGTTCCCCCCAAGGCCAGCATGTAGTAGGTGCTGAGCAAACATCTATGAACGAATGTCCTCCCAGTGTCTGGTCATGGGTGGACACCttgccttctctgggtctcaagtttccccatctgcacGCTGGGCTTGGTAGGCCCCGCCTCACCGCCTATGAGCATGGTGCAGATGGAGAAGATCTTCTCGGCGTCAGTGTTGGCGCACACGTTGCCGAAGCCCACGCTCGTGAGGCTGCTCAGCGTGAAGTAGAGCGCGGCGATGTAGGCGCTGCGCCGCGACGGGCCGCCAGCTGAGCCGTTGACATAGGGCACTTCCAGCCGCTTGCCCAGCTCGTGCAACCAGCCTAGCGGGTGGAGGGATGCAAGGAGCCCCGGCTGCCCGAGCAGTGGAGAATGGGGTTTCCCTGAGCTGTCTGCACTTGACCTTGGGTCAGGGGACTATTTACAGAGGTGAGGGGAGGTTTGCACAGGAAATGTGAGGAGCAGCTGGTGTCTGGGCCTCCGGGCCCTGAAGTGGTTACAGTTGCAATTCAAGGCTACCAGCTCCCTACACTGCAGACTGTTTAGGGGCCCCTTCCATTCTCTAAGAGTTTATAAGTACTTCCTGTGAACAAGGAGCTGGGACTTGATGGCCTATTTGATTGCATGTTTATTGGAGGGATGGAGGAATATGGGGTGGGAGCAGGGTCCTgattggggtgggggtgtcagCTTGGGGGCCTGCCTGGACAGGGCAGGAGAATGGGTAGTTGGTGAAAGCCTGGGGGTCAGTGGCTCACCGATGTCCCAGAGCAGGGGGTCGTTGGCCTCCATCTCCCGGCGCCCGATGACATACCAGACGCAGGCCATCCAGTGGGCAAGGAGCGCAAAGACCGACATGAGCAGCGTGAGCACCACGGCACTGCACTGCGAGTACCGCTCCAGCTTCTGCAGCAAccgcagcagccgcagcagcctCACGGTCTTCAGCAGGTGCACCAGCGATGTCTGCAGAGTGGGCGCAGCAGGGGAGGCTGTCAGCAGGCCCCGCAAcgttcccccctcccccaggtgcCCTGGAGCTAGGGGAGGCTGCCTGAGGGAAAGGATCCTTGCTGTGCTGAGAAGGTGACCAGGAAATGCAAGGGGGACAGGATGATACTAAAACTAatcatggggacttccctagcagcccagtggttaggactctgcacttctactgcagggggcgagaggtcaattcctggtcagggaactaagattcaacAAGCCATGCAGTGCGGCGACCAatacaacaacaataacacaacCCTAATAATGGCTAACAGCAAGTACTATGTGGGTCAGGCACTGGGCTAAATAACTGTAATCCTCGTAAAAACAGACAAACGTACACCTTCAGTCCAATTTTCGTCACCATTCTCAGTGTGCAGATGAGTATACTAGGGTTCAGAGAGGCTGGTGACTTGCTCAAGGGCACAGACCAAGGAAATcatggagctgggattcaaatctgAGTTGACACCAGAGTCCATTTTGTGCTATACTGCCTCTTAGCACCTTGGCTGGTAAAAGGGCAAGTCAGAGGCaggacatggagaaggcaatggcaccccacgtcagtactcttgcctggaaaatcccagggacggaggagcctggaaggctgcagtccacggggttgtgaagagtcagacacgactgagcgacttcactttcacttttcactttcatgtattggagaaggaaatggcgacccactccagtgttcttgcctggagaatcccagggacgggggagcctggtgggctgccatctctggggtcgcacagagtcagacacgactgaagcgacttagcagcagcagcagcagcagcatcagaggcAGGACAACAGACATAATGATCTCTGGTCCTTGCTCAAAGCCCCCGGTGTCTTAAGTACAATCAGCTGTGGACAGGGGAAGGTTTAGGGACCTCATCCCTTATGGATCAGCTACAGCTGGGATGCTGAGAGAAGGAGAGCAGGGTACTTAGACTGTGAGGCCCCAGCCCTTGCAGGGTTTGGTGGGAGTTGCTGAAGTTAGTCAGGGTCCTGTAAGGGTTAGCTGGTATTAACTATGACTGTTTTGGTTGTGTTTTGATAAGCCCTTCCAGTCTTGGACATGATACGCAGGTGGGAGCTTATGTCCTCACTGCTGTGGCTGGGGCAGCCTGGAGGCTAGGGCGGGGGCTCTGGGGTAGCACATGTGGAACTTCGTATGAAGGCCCCTCACTGTCCCTTCAGGGGCTTCCAGGAGCATCCCCCCTGGCCCTACACAGCTCCTGAGTCGCATgccattttctctaattttagacAAAGGAGTTGGAAAGGAGGTGACTCTGATGGACCCTCTCCAGAGTTTAGGAGCTTCCCagggagctcagtggtaaagtatctgccgaccaatgcaagagactcaggctcaatctctgggtcaggaagatcccctggagaaggaaaggggaaaccattccagtattcttgcctggagaattccatggacagaggaacctggcaggctacagtccatggggtctcaaagaggcagacacaacttagctactgaacacgCACTTCAGGGTTTAATGCCTGCCCCTAGCTCTCAGAGCTCCTGACTCCAACCTTGAGTTCTTCAAGGCTTCCCCTTGTCACCTACCCCTGGGCCCTACTCCCTTGGGGCCCTCCTTTCCTCGTTGGACCAGGATGTCTCAGGCCTGGTTCCTTCAAGTCCATGGCTCTGCCAGTGCCTACTTAGCCTCCATCTTTGCTCTGCTTCCCCAGCAtggctcctcctccctccttgtgCCAGGCCATCCACTCAGGTACACTGGTTTCCTGGGAAGCAGGGTGGCATGCTGGAAAGAATTCTAGACCGGGAGTCTAGGGACCTGATTCTAGTCTCTTGTCTGCcattgctagctgtgtgactttcaaCAAgccactcaacctctctgagcctctgcatCTACCTCTGAGAAAGAGAGATATGAGAATCTTCCCTGAAAGGTTACTGTGAGGCTCCTACGTGATGATGTGTGAAAGAACTTAGAAAACTGTAAAGTACTCCTGACGCTACCGGAGAAGGGGGGACTGCCTGGTGGGCACAAACCAGGTGGGGATGCACCCAGGGGAGAAGTGGGGAGCTCCACTTGGAAGGGCCAGAGCCTCAGGGCAGACACACCCACATGCACGTGTGTgggagcatgcacacacgtgtacacagcCAGGAGAAGAGGCCCACAGCCCGTTGGCGGCTAGTTAAATCCGGCTGCGTGTAGGTGGTTTCCCGCTATAGCTGAGTGTGGCAGGCAGAGGAGCACACGGGGAGACTGCTCTCCACCTCCCCACTCAAGGGGGTCTGGGGACACAGGGTGGGACTCCCTCTCCCTGGGCCATAGAAGACCTAGTATCTGCCGGCTGGGTGCAGAGCTGACCACTGAGGGCGCCTCCAGGCAGTTCTAGGACTCTCTGCCTCCAAGTCCGCCCCGCAGCCTCTACCTCCTCATCTTGGCTTGCTACGTACCCCCTAAATGttccctctcctgtctcctgccagCTGGGGCCTATTCTGTCTAGGGTCTAGCTCAGCTCTCACCTCCTCCCTCGGGAACCCTTCCTAGACCACGCCAGCCTCTGCCCAACTGCCATGCTTTGGCTTCCTCGCAACAGCCAGATTTCAGATCAGTTTTGTGGGAGCCTGTGTTCCAGCCTGGAATCCCAAGGTTGGTTAGTTCTGCGTCCAGCCCCTGTGCAGCACTACCTGGGCCCTGTCTTGCAGTCCAttcacctcttctgcttctgctgtctCCACCAGCTTAGCTGCCGAGTAGCTGAATCCTTATCCCTCTCCTCCACAGTGACCATGCCTTACACAGTGCTTTGCAGACAGCTAAATGCTCATCCgttgtttgttaaataaaaatgtgaaaagtgcCACTCATTTGGCTGCAGACCAATGCCGCCTTGGTAGCCCTAGTtagattttcatttgtctcagcTTCCCTCAGAGACTGTGAGCTGAACTCCCCAAGAAGGCAGACGCTCTTGGATCCTTCTTGGTTTCTAGTGCTGGGCTCTGCCCATCACAGATGCCTGGCAAATATTCGCTGATGACTGAGTCTGGGACTGAGGTGGGTCCCTTAATGGGAGATGCTGTGTTGAAGCTGCCAGGCTAGGCTGCAAGGCAGGACAGGGTTCACTCACCACGGTGATGTTGAAGACGTAAAGCAGGTCAAAAGGTAGAGCAGCAATAAGGTCAACAAAGAACCAGGTGGCCAGATAGTGGAGGCCAATGGAACGCGGAGCAGAGACCACCTGGCCAGACTGGGACACATAGGTGGTGCGGAAATTCAGGATGATATCTGGGGATGCAAGAAGCTGTTACTAAGGGTCCTTGGCCAAGGTACCTTGGGTAAGACTCAGAATAGTGTTGGAGGCAGGGATGGGGATGATAGATTGGGCTTCAGACTGGTTCTTAAAAGAGGAGAGGTCTAAAGGCTGAAGGCTCCAAGAATCAGGGGTAGGGTTCATGGACCATGAGGACATAAAGACCCAGAAATGGGTGGGCTCTAAATATCTGGGTCTGGCAAGCCCAGGATGAAACGAGGCTTGGGTGAGTGGGTCCCTCCAGCCCACCCACCAGGGTACATGGGGCAGAGGGTCTAACCCAGGATGAAGAGCATCTCCACGGCGATGTCGCTGACAAGGGTGTGTCGGGACGTGATGGGGGTGTCGTCATCACCCGAGAAGCAGACGTTGTAGGGGACAGTGACCGCAACGTAGAAGGTGGCAAGGAGGATGAGGCCATCCCAGACGGCTTTGGGGACGCTGTAGTGGAGGAGGAGGCAGCGGGACCCCCCCACGGAGGCCACCTTGTATTCGGGCACTGATGGCTTTGGCTCAAACACGTTCTAAGAGGAGAGGGGTGGTGGTTGGGGACACTTGGGggaaagaggagccaaagctggGGGAGGGACAGGTAAGGAATGGGGAAAGGGGTGGAGTGGGCACTGCAAGCACAACCACAAGAGGATGTAGAACGTGCAGGAGATGGGGTTTGGCAGCTGCCACCTGACACTTCCTTCCTCTGCTAACTTACTGCTCTTTGGAATCActcacattttgtgtgtgtgtgtgtgtgtgtgtgtgtgtgcgaaaGGTTTCTAAGGTTTGACCTTTACCCTTCTTGAGAAGGTGATTATGACCAGTCAGACAATGCCCTAGCTTGAGGGGTCACTAGCTTCTCCCTCAAGATCCTCTTGGGTTCTAGGGATGCAGTGGAGGATAAGTATATCCCAGGGGCAAGGGGAGGCTGGCATGGCATACCCCATTCCCTGTTGCCATAACAGTCTGCTCAGGTTGGAGACCCATGGATTCATCAGGGTCCTAGGAATGGTACACAGGGTCAGATGTCAGACCCCAATGGGGGCTTTCACCCTGGGACCACTAACGTGGTTTCATACCCCCACGAGGTAACCCTAAGACCCAAAGGTGGGTGATGTAATTGCTGCTACAGCCCCACCTTTGTGGCATCATCAGAGCAGGGTAATGTCAATCACAAGGAAGCAAGGAAGAGGGGGATGAAAGGAGACATGGGGGAACACAGGATAGAGCAGAGAGCCATACGTGAGGAACGGCATACAAAGGAACAAGCCACTGGAGGAAGATTGGACAGACAGGGAAACAGGGACACAGTAGCAAGGGTGCCTCAGAAACATGTCTGGGAGATGCTGGGGTGGAGATTGGACTCACATTGGTTTTCATGCCTCCCTGGCCCCGGCGGCCAAAGTGGCCAGTCAGTCGGTGTAGGACAGTACGGCTCTGCCTCCTGGCAGATCGAAGTCTTGAGCTGGCTCCCCTCCTGCCAAGGGAGTTTTCTGTTGGGAAGAAGGGTACGGCAATAAGTGGGGGCACATCCATGAGGCTGAGTAGGGAAAGGGCTTGGGTGCCCTTGGGCAAGGGCTTCTGACCATTCACGCCATCTCCCCAGAGTTGCAGCCTTGAGGTTACCATGATTACTATCGCCATGGCCTCCTGGGGGGCCAAGTCCTGGGCCTCCCCTCTGAGTGATGTCcttgaaggagaagaggaaaagtaCGACCTCCCCCATCTCATTCTTGATGGGCATCATGTCCAGGAGGCACCAAAATGCTGAGCCTGCAGGTGTGGAGAGGTAAGAGGAGGAGGGTGAGCAGCCCATGGCATCTCCTTCTCTCTCATCCCTCTTTGTTCCTGGGCATAATCAAAGGGCTTGGCCAAGGATTAGAgctggaaagcccagagattttGTCAGCCGTCGCCTTCACCTTCCTGATGGGAAAACTATGGCTCAGAAAGGGTCAGGGATACATTCAGTGCCACACGGTCAGCTTGTGGCAGTGTGGGGACCAGCAACCAGGTTTCCGCTGTCCCAAGTGGACTCTGGGTAAGGTCTGGGGTCTGGGCAGGACAGCAGGGCAGGCGGATCCCCTCACCATCCTTTCGGTAGAAGCAGATTTCAGCGCGGTGCTCCTGATGGCCCTCCAGAGCCTTGTGCAGCCTCTGCAGGGCTGGCTCACTGGTCTCTGGACCGTACAGGAAGCGGCAGCTGCAGGTTTTCTGCATGACCTCGGTGCGGCCGTAGCCTGTGAGCTCGCAGAAGCCGTCGGAACAGTAGACAATGGGAAAGCCCCGTGGGCCCTGTGCGTTAGCCAGCAGGAAGTTGCTGTCTGTGGGAAGAAGGGGTTAAGGTCAGGCCAAGGCCAAGAGGGGAGCTCAGATTCCAGGTGAGCCATACCTCCCCCAAGCTGAGGTCAGAGATCCTAGAGACAGGAGCTTCCCAGGTTTCCGTGGGATTCCTGGATCCCCTTTGGGATATCCTGAAATGAGAGTAAGAAGAGATAGAGCAAAAGGACCAGGACTTAAGGGTGGCCTGGAACTGGAACAGGGTAGTCTAGGGGGTTGGAAAAGGAACTCCAAGAGGTCATGACTTCTGCCTTGAAGCTGATGAGCTGTTACTGTAGGCAGCAGCACAGCATGGTGAGTAAGAGCATGGGCTCCAGCACCCTATCCCTACCACTTGCTGACTGTATAACTTTGAACAAGTTAATGaactcctctgggcctcagcttccttatctgaaAAGTGAGGGATTATATATCTTCCTCAAAATGTTTGGTGTGAGTTACATGGGTTACCTGGGAAGAGCAaatcctggcacatagtaagtgctacaCTGAGAAGGTGAAATGATGCCCCACATTTGCCCAGCTTTCAAAGCACAATCCATAGCTGCTATCCTGGATAAGGCAGAGATTCTGGCATTATCACACCCATTTTACTGATAGGAAACCAAAAAGCAGAGGTTATCCAAACTCACAGAGTTTATTATCCAGTCTCCTTTGTGGAGGGAGGAAGACAGTGATGAATAGCATCCTCATTCCCTGCCTTCCAGGAAAAGTCCTCTTTTTAGCATCCCTTAGCTAAGTTCAGGGGGTCTATCCCAGTTGTCAAAGTTTGACAGGCTTGAGCAATGAAGTTGTGGCTCCAGCAAACCCAGCAACAGAACCTGAGCTGGCTCCCCTCCAGTCCCACTGGGTGGGAGGCCTCAGGGGGGCTCGGTAGGCCATCTAGGGATCGTCTCAGCTGAAGGAAGGGATCTGAGAAGAATCAGTCCTGGGGTGCTAGGAGGGGTGAATGTCTGGGGATGGAGCAGCTGATGAGGATACTGAAGGTGCCTGGGAGGTGCTGGGCCCTGGGCAAGCAGCCTCCTTCTTCCATCCCAGGTCCGTTGCCCGGGTGACAGGCACTATGGAAACAAGGGAGGTGTgtgggggggcagggtggggaggagggtagGGCCCCGGCGGCTGTTTCCTCCCTCAGGTACCGCTCCCCCTACCTTCCAGATCTCAGCCGGGGTGTCCGAATCGGGCAAGGGGAGATGGTTCAGTTCCAAAGTAGGAAAAGGGAATGGCgggagaagaggagggggaagCAGGATGGTGGCTGTCCAAGGTGCTGAACCTGGAACTCAAGCTCGGTTGGGAGGGCCCGCAGTTCTCTCCCTTACATAGACCACCCACTGCCTTCCTGCCATACCTCCCCCAGACAGGGACGCGCTACAATTTTGGGATGCCTGACCTTAATCCAAGCTGGGTCCTGCAAAAGTCTGACCTTTTTtatgtctctctcttttatttttttctgggggAAGGAGATGCTGCAGTCGGGGAGCAGACCCCAAAGCACCTGGCCACTTCGTCTCACCTCCGCGTCTTGGATACTCCCGTACACGCCCCCAGCAGAGCCCTGCCCGAGAGTGGGCGGCTCTCAAGGACTCCTCCGCTTTTCCGCACAAAgaacctttcctgcctcctgtcaCACACCCCCAACCTTGGCTGCCCGCACTCTTGGTCCTCTCCGCGTCTCCCCTCCCAGGGCGCTGCCAGTCCTGCTCCTTTACTGGGGCTCTGGGAGTTCCTAGACCCTCCTAGCCCATTCTCCTCATCATATTCAGGAGACCCACGCGAGCGCCAAAGGAGACTTGACCTCTAGCTCGAACCCTCAGCTCCAGCCTCCACCCCACTCACGCGTGCCGTCGAAGCGGGTGGCGATGGTGTCCAGGAAGGTGTTCTGCGGGGCCAGCAACCCCTTCATGACCGGCATGGCCTCGCGGCGCAGATTCCAGGCGCAGCGCTGGGGGCGTTCAGCGCGGCCGTGCCGGAGGGGGCGCGCTGCCGGCGGGGCCGGGGCGCCCCATGCGCCCGCctgcctcttcccctccctctaggcgccgccgccgccgccgcctctctGTTCCAAACCGAGTAGCTTTCCGCTTGTCTCGGCGCCGCCTcggtccccccacctccccacggGCCAGGTTCTTTCCCTAGGGCTCGCCCGGAGCCCGCCACGTGGCCCCGCACGGGGAGGGGCCGCCAGCGACACCCTCACTCCCCTCCGCTGCCCTCCTCTGGCTGGGGAGCGGCCCACGCGTGTCTCTCCCTCAGAGAATTTGGGACACGCCCACCCGAGGCCGAAGCGCCAAGGGATGGGGTGGAGCTTGAATGACAGACACGCCCACCTTCCAGGGTGGCCACGCCCCCACGCGTGTTTCCCTGGCGGCTCCTTGTGTCTCCTCCCCTCGGGTTCCCCCTCTAGCCGCCCACGCTGGGACTCTTGTCTGGTTCACAGCGCCGCCTGCTGGAGTTGGGATATCTCGCAGCAACCTCAGCTTCCTGCGCTCCAGTATGAGACAGCAAAGAGTTAAAGAGGTTAGTTTTGCCGGTGGAGGATCGATGAGAGGGCAGGAAACTAAAATGCTAGAATACTTAACCGTCATTTGTGCCTTAGTTTGCATAGGGTACCCTGGCTAACTCTGCCTCTAACCTCAGCAGGATGGATGAAAAGATCTCTGGAGTCCACTGGGTagaaatcccagctctgccgctTTCTAATTGTGTGACTCAGCCTCCAGCAGCATCACTTTCTTTACCTGTCAAATGGAGCTAATAATTTTTACCTAGTATGGTTGTGTGAATTTAATAGCATAATGCATATCGTTGGCACACAATGTGTTGGAGAGCAATTGCCTCCTTATTCGTCCCCTCTTCCTATCATTCTGATTTAACCCTCCTTCTCTCTGCAAGCATTCAAGTGGAAGAGAGGTTGGAGGTAAATCTGGGGCTGAGAAAGATGGTTTCAAGGTGAGCAGTCAGTTTATAAATCCCCAAAGTGCACCGGTGGACTTTGTTCTTCATCTTCCCCAAAACGAAACCAGTGCAGCAAGAAGGACCCAGGTGAGACCAGACACGGGACTTTTCACTATGGAAGCAGAAAATTACTGTGGCAGCTGAGTGTGGTGGCTTAGGGTGGCTGcttcctggggggggggggggggaacagcTAAAGCCAATGACAAAGGGACGatgggctggggagagggcaggcCAGGGCTCCTCACCCTCACCCCAAATCTGAGCTGGGCGTTATCTGGGACGTTATATGCTAAAAAGTGCCACATCTTTCTGCACCTCTACTTTTGGGttttagtttcctagggctgctgtaacaaagtaccacaagctgggtgacttaaacaacagaaatctgttgtttccgttctggaggctggaagtccaagaccaaaaTGACTGCAGGGTTGGCTCCTTTTGAAGGCTTTGGATGAATATTTGTTGCATGCCTAttttctagcttctggtggcTTATTGGCACTTTTTGGCATGTAGATCCATCATCTATCTCTGCCTTCATGTTCACATGGATTCTCCTCGTGTGCATTTGTGTCCAAATcccccctttttataaggacacgtcatattggattagaggctcaccctactccagtatgatagttttttttttttcagtatgacTGAATTTTAACTAATTTCATCCACaaagactatttccaaataaggtcatgttctgaagtgctgggggttaggacttcaaatgtaaatggggaagggggaggggttgCACAATTCAACTTGTCACAGGTGTGTTCCGTTGAAATTGCTGGAAAAATCTTGCCTCATCCCTGCTTAAGAACTTCTCCTGACTCTCAGCTACCTACAGAATAAAGTGCAAAGCCTGATGATCTGTGAGGGCTTTCACAATCTGGGCTGCACAAGCCTAATTGCCGCCCCTTCAGTGCCTCACCGCTCCCCCAAACGCCCTGTACCACACTGTAGCCCT
Proteins encoded in this window:
- the KCNH4 gene encoding potassium voltage-gated channel subfamily H member 4, with the translated sequence MPVMKGLLAPQNTFLDTIATRFDGTHSNFLLANAQGPRGFPIVYCSDGFCELTGYGRTEVMQKTCSCRFLYGPETSEPALQRLHKALEGHQEHRAEICFYRKDGSAFWCLLDMMPIKNEMGEVVLFLFSFKDITQRGGPGLGPPGGHGDSNHENSLGRRGASSRLRSARRQSRTVLHRLTGHFGRRGQGGMKTNNVFEPKPSVPEYKVASVGGSRCLLLHYSVPKAVWDGLILLATFYVAVTVPYNVCFSGDDDTPITSRHTLVSDIAVEMLFILDIILNFRTTYVSQSGQVVSAPRSIGLHYLATWFFVDLIAALPFDLLYVFNITVTSLVHLLKTVRLLRLLRLLQKLERYSQCSAVVLTLLMSVFALLAHWMACVWYVIGRREMEANDPLLWDIGWLHELGKRLEVPYVNGSAGGPSRRSAYIAALYFTLSSLTSVGFGNVCANTDAEKIFSICTMLIGALMHAVVFGNVTAIIQRMYSRRSLYHSRMKDLKDFIRVHRLPRPLKQRMLEYFQTTWAVNSGIDANELLRDFPDELRADIAMHLNREILQLPLFGAASRGCLRALSLHIKTSFCAPGEYLLRRGDALQAHYYVCSGSLEVLRDNMVLAILGKGDLIGADIPEPGSGTAPSCVLKTSADVKALTYCGLQQLSSQGLAEVLRLYPEYGAAFRAGLPRDLTFNLRHGSETNGLCRFSRSPRLSQPRSDSLGSSSDKTQPSVTEAEAGAEPGGGPRPRRPILLPNLSPARPRGSLVSLLGEELPPFSALVSSPSLSPAPSPALAGRGHSPSPHGPPRGSAAWKPPQLLIPPLGTFGPPDLSPRIVDGIEDSGSTAEATTFRFSRRPEHPRSRSQALPIGPISSQEATPEAEEVKEKVCRLNQEISRLNREVSQLSQELRHMMGLLQARLGPPGHPTVSAWPPHPPCPLQRPPCSSPYMSGPPPGLHDTTRAEVHCPASVGTAEMGAAHPDLRPSVRSPYLSEPDPLGPSPVPEAPPSNSSLMRHSFRSRSDTIH